One Panicum virgatum strain AP13 chromosome 9K, P.virgatum_v5, whole genome shotgun sequence genomic region harbors:
- the LOC120649315 gene encoding U-box domain-containing protein 62-like isoform X4 yields MASAGANSAASSSRGPPLPLPFPFPAAAHFPSRDAVPFLPQHQHPPATPDGGEEVEEDEGSMDDDSGEEDEAEIADGAAHSSQQRRASSAPGIARAVMNGDNGARHIQEGHQWQQQSHLFNRGTEQYGCTSSGGDEPGTIPREMRVENGYGVTGRREGGPASSYWDLLRSHLSDPLTGVLMDDAMILSCGHSYGSGGMQHIYRMKACGKCGQPITEDSIRPNLALRLAVQAFKREEDSAKTLKRRRERLEQVYTFFPVYQLCFKFLQLYVLHALKSIYTLCEDKCGNDDPNPTEPSRGKGVQFPFSVFDRVVIKWILSGKQEDPRTICGVSSSCDSTVLKWMQVCSEDFRQCREREVAVPFLGKGCQW; encoded by the exons ATGGCTTCTGCGGGGGCCAAtagcgcggcctcctcctcgaggGGGCCGCCCTTGCCGTTGCCCTTTCCCTTCCCCGCCGCGGCCCACTTCCCCTCCCGCGACGCCGTCCCTTTCCTGCCGCAGCACCAACACCCGCCCGCCAcccccgacggcggcgaggaggttgAAGAAGACGAGGGCAGCATGGACGACGACAGCGGCGAAGAGGACGAGGCTGAGATAGCGGATGGAGCGGCCCACAGCTCGCAGCAGCGACGCGCCTCCTCCGCTCCAG GTATTGCGCGGGCAGTGATGAATGGGGACAATGGAGCGAGGCATATCCAAGAGGGGCATCAgtggcagcagcagagtcatcTGTTTAACCGTGGAACCGAGCAATATGGGTGTACTTCGTCTGGTGGGGACGAACCTGGTACTATCCCCAGAGAGATGAGGGTGGAGAACGGATACGGAGTTACTGGGAGAAGAGAGGGTGGCCCTGCATCTAGCTATTGGGACTTGCTGAGATCTCATCTCTCTGATCCGTTGAC AGGCGTTCTCATGGATGATGCGATGATTCTATCATGTGGCCATTCTTACGGAAGTGGTGGGATGCAGCATATCTACAGAATG AAAGCTTGTGGTAAATGTGGGCAGCCAATTACCGAGGACTCAATTCGACCAAACTTGG CTCTTCGCCTTGCAGTTCAGGCATTTAAACGCGAAGAAGATTCAGCAAAGAcattgaaaagaagaagagagcGCCTTGAACAGGTATACACCTTTTTTCCAGTATATCAATTATGCTTCAAATTTTTGCAGCTATATGTGTTGCATGCTCTTAAATCCATTTATACTCTATGTGAGGACAAATGTGGCAATGATGATCCAAATCCTACTGAACCTTCTAGAGGGAAAGGTGTGCAGTTTCCTTTTTCTGTCTTTGACCGTGTCGTAATCAAG TGGATTTTGTCAGGGAAACAAGAGGACCCCAGAACGATTTGTGGGGTGTCAAGCAGTTGTGACAGCACAGTGCTTAAATGGATG CAGGTATGTAGTGAAGACTTTAGACAATGCAGAGAGCGTGAAGTTGCAGTACCGTTCCTTGGCAAAGGTTGCCAATGGTAA
- the LOC120649315 gene encoding U-box domain-containing protein 62-like isoform X6 — MASAGANSAASSSRGPPLPLPFPFPAAAHFPSRDAVPFLPQHQHPPATPDGGEEVEEDEGSMDDDSGEEDEAEIADGAAHSSQQRRASSAPGIARAVMNGDNGARHIQEGHQWQQQSHLFNRGTEQYGCTSSGGDEPGTIPREMRVENGYGVTGRREGGPASSYWDLLRSHLSDPLTGVLMDDAMILSCGHSYGSGGMQHIYRMKACGKCGQPITEDSIRPNLALRLAVQAFKREEDSAKTLKRRRERLEQVYTFFPVYQLCFKFLQLYVLHALKSIYTLCEDKCGNDDPNPTEPSRGKGVQFPFSVFDRVVIKWILSGKQEDPRTICGVSSSCDSTVLKWMVCSEDFRQCREREVAVPFLGKGCQW; from the exons ATGGCTTCTGCGGGGGCCAAtagcgcggcctcctcctcgaggGGGCCGCCCTTGCCGTTGCCCTTTCCCTTCCCCGCCGCGGCCCACTTCCCCTCCCGCGACGCCGTCCCTTTCCTGCCGCAGCACCAACACCCGCCCGCCAcccccgacggcggcgaggaggttgAAGAAGACGAGGGCAGCATGGACGACGACAGCGGCGAAGAGGACGAGGCTGAGATAGCGGATGGAGCGGCCCACAGCTCGCAGCAGCGACGCGCCTCCTCCGCTCCAG GTATTGCGCGGGCAGTGATGAATGGGGACAATGGAGCGAGGCATATCCAAGAGGGGCATCAgtggcagcagcagagtcatcTGTTTAACCGTGGAACCGAGCAATATGGGTGTACTTCGTCTGGTGGGGACGAACCTGGTACTATCCCCAGAGAGATGAGGGTGGAGAACGGATACGGAGTTACTGGGAGAAGAGAGGGTGGCCCTGCATCTAGCTATTGGGACTTGCTGAGATCTCATCTCTCTGATCCGTTGAC AGGCGTTCTCATGGATGATGCGATGATTCTATCATGTGGCCATTCTTACGGAAGTGGTGGGATGCAGCATATCTACAGAATG AAAGCTTGTGGTAAATGTGGGCAGCCAATTACCGAGGACTCAATTCGACCAAACTTGG CTCTTCGCCTTGCAGTTCAGGCATTTAAACGCGAAGAAGATTCAGCAAAGAcattgaaaagaagaagagagcGCCTTGAACAGGTATACACCTTTTTTCCAGTATATCAATTATGCTTCAAATTTTTGCAGCTATATGTGTTGCATGCTCTTAAATCCATTTATACTCTATGTGAGGACAAATGTGGCAATGATGATCCAAATCCTACTGAACCTTCTAGAGGGAAAGGTGTGCAGTTTCCTTTTTCTGTCTTTGACCGTGTCGTAATCAAG TGGATTTTGTCAGGGAAACAAGAGGACCCCAGAACGATTTGTGGGGTGTCAAGCAGTTGTGACAGCACAGTGCTTAAATGGATG GTATGTAGTGAAGACTTTAGACAATGCAGAGAGCGTGAAGTTGCAGTACCGTTCCTTGGCAAAGGTTGCCAATGGTAA
- the LOC120649315 gene encoding U-box domain-containing protein 62-like isoform X2 has product MASAGANSAASSSRGPPLPLPFPFPAAAHFPSRDAVPFLPQHQHPPATPDGGEEVEEDEGSMDDDSGEEDEAEIADGAAHSSQQRRASSAPGIARAVMNGDNGARHIQEGHQWQQQSHLFNRGTEQYGCTSSGGDEPGTIPREMRVENGYGVTGRREGGPASSYWDLLRSHLSDPLTGVLMDDAMILSCGHSYGSGGMQHIYRMKACGKCGQPITEDSIRPNLALRLAVQAFKREEDSAKTLKRRRERLEQVYTFFPVYQLCFKFLQLYVLHALKSIYTLCEDKCGNDDPNPTEPSRGKGVQFPFSVFDRVVIKGNKRTPERFVGCQAVVTAQCLNGCRYVVKTLDNAESVKLQYRSLAKVANGNGSPTMASSNAQNASWL; this is encoded by the exons ATGGCTTCTGCGGGGGCCAAtagcgcggcctcctcctcgaggGGGCCGCCCTTGCCGTTGCCCTTTCCCTTCCCCGCCGCGGCCCACTTCCCCTCCCGCGACGCCGTCCCTTTCCTGCCGCAGCACCAACACCCGCCCGCCAcccccgacggcggcgaggaggttgAAGAAGACGAGGGCAGCATGGACGACGACAGCGGCGAAGAGGACGAGGCTGAGATAGCGGATGGAGCGGCCCACAGCTCGCAGCAGCGACGCGCCTCCTCCGCTCCAG GTATTGCGCGGGCAGTGATGAATGGGGACAATGGAGCGAGGCATATCCAAGAGGGGCATCAgtggcagcagcagagtcatcTGTTTAACCGTGGAACCGAGCAATATGGGTGTACTTCGTCTGGTGGGGACGAACCTGGTACTATCCCCAGAGAGATGAGGGTGGAGAACGGATACGGAGTTACTGGGAGAAGAGAGGGTGGCCCTGCATCTAGCTATTGGGACTTGCTGAGATCTCATCTCTCTGATCCGTTGAC AGGCGTTCTCATGGATGATGCGATGATTCTATCATGTGGCCATTCTTACGGAAGTGGTGGGATGCAGCATATCTACAGAATG AAAGCTTGTGGTAAATGTGGGCAGCCAATTACCGAGGACTCAATTCGACCAAACTTGG CTCTTCGCCTTGCAGTTCAGGCATTTAAACGCGAAGAAGATTCAGCAAAGAcattgaaaagaagaagagagcGCCTTGAACAGGTATACACCTTTTTTCCAGTATATCAATTATGCTTCAAATTTTTGCAGCTATATGTGTTGCATGCTCTTAAATCCATTTATACTCTATGTGAGGACAAATGTGGCAATGATGATCCAAATCCTACTGAACCTTCTAGAGGGAAAGGTGTGCAGTTTCCTTTTTCTGTCTTTGACCGTGTCGTAATCAAG GGAAACAAGAGGACCCCAGAACGATTTGTGGGGTGTCAAGCAGTTGTGACAGCACAGTGCTTAAATGGATG CAGGTATGTAGTGAAGACTTTAGACAATGCAGAGAGCGTGAAGTTGCAGTACCGTTCCTTGGCAAAGGTTGCCAATGGTAATGGGTCTCCTACTATGGCCTCAAGCAACGCCCAAAATGCAAGCTGGTTATAA
- the LOC120649315 gene encoding U-box domain-containing protein 62-like isoform X8 produces the protein MASAGANSAASSSRGPPLPLPFPFPAAAHFPSRDAVPFLPQHQHPPATPDGGEEVEEDEGSMDDDSGEEDEAEIADGAAHSSQQRRASSAPGIARAVMNGDNGARHIQEGHQWQQQSHLFNRGTEQYGCTSSGGDEPGTIPREMRVENGYGVTGRREGGPASSYWDLLRSHLSDPLTGVLMDDAMILSCGHSYGSGGMQHIYRMKACGKCGQPITEDSIRPNLALRLAVQAFKREEDSAKTLKRRRERLEQDKCGNDDPNPTEPSRGKGVQFPFSVFDRVVIKGNKRTPERFVGCQAVVTAQCLNGWYVVKTLDNAESVKLQYRSLAKVANGNGSPTMASSNAQNASWL, from the exons ATGGCTTCTGCGGGGGCCAAtagcgcggcctcctcctcgaggGGGCCGCCCTTGCCGTTGCCCTTTCCCTTCCCCGCCGCGGCCCACTTCCCCTCCCGCGACGCCGTCCCTTTCCTGCCGCAGCACCAACACCCGCCCGCCAcccccgacggcggcgaggaggttgAAGAAGACGAGGGCAGCATGGACGACGACAGCGGCGAAGAGGACGAGGCTGAGATAGCGGATGGAGCGGCCCACAGCTCGCAGCAGCGACGCGCCTCCTCCGCTCCAG GTATTGCGCGGGCAGTGATGAATGGGGACAATGGAGCGAGGCATATCCAAGAGGGGCATCAgtggcagcagcagagtcatcTGTTTAACCGTGGAACCGAGCAATATGGGTGTACTTCGTCTGGTGGGGACGAACCTGGTACTATCCCCAGAGAGATGAGGGTGGAGAACGGATACGGAGTTACTGGGAGAAGAGAGGGTGGCCCTGCATCTAGCTATTGGGACTTGCTGAGATCTCATCTCTCTGATCCGTTGAC AGGCGTTCTCATGGATGATGCGATGATTCTATCATGTGGCCATTCTTACGGAAGTGGTGGGATGCAGCATATCTACAGAATG AAAGCTTGTGGTAAATGTGGGCAGCCAATTACCGAGGACTCAATTCGACCAAACTTGG CTCTTCGCCTTGCAGTTCAGGCATTTAAACGCGAAGAAGATTCAGCAAAGAcattgaaaagaagaagagagcGCCTTGAACAG GACAAATGTGGCAATGATGATCCAAATCCTACTGAACCTTCTAGAGGGAAAGGTGTGCAGTTTCCTTTTTCTGTCTTTGACCGTGTCGTAATCAAG GGAAACAAGAGGACCCCAGAACGATTTGTGGGGTGTCAAGCAGTTGTGACAGCACAGTGCTTAAATGGATG GTATGTAGTGAAGACTTTAGACAATGCAGAGAGCGTGAAGTTGCAGTACCGTTCCTTGGCAAAGGTTGCCAATGGTAATGGGTCTCCTACTATGGCCTCAAGCAACGCCCAAAATGCAAGCTGGTTATAA
- the LOC120649315 gene encoding U-box domain-containing protein 62-like isoform X7, translated as MASAGANSAASSSRGPPLPLPFPFPAAAHFPSRDAVPFLPQHQHPPATPDGGEEVEEDEGSMDDDSGEEDEAEIADGAAHSSQQRRASSAPGIARAVMNGDNGARHIQEGHQWQQQSHLFNRGTEQYGCTSSGGDEPGTIPREMRVENGYGVTGRREGGPASSYWDLLRSHLSDPLTGVLMDDAMILSCGHSYGSGGMQHIYRMKACGKCGQPITEDSIRPNLALRLAVQAFKREEDSAKTLKRRRERLEQDKCGNDDPNPTEPSRGKGVQFPFSVFDRVVIKGNKRTPERFVGCQAVVTAQCLNGCRYVVKTLDNAESVKLQYRSLAKVANGNGSPTMASSNAQNASWL; from the exons ATGGCTTCTGCGGGGGCCAAtagcgcggcctcctcctcgaggGGGCCGCCCTTGCCGTTGCCCTTTCCCTTCCCCGCCGCGGCCCACTTCCCCTCCCGCGACGCCGTCCCTTTCCTGCCGCAGCACCAACACCCGCCCGCCAcccccgacggcggcgaggaggttgAAGAAGACGAGGGCAGCATGGACGACGACAGCGGCGAAGAGGACGAGGCTGAGATAGCGGATGGAGCGGCCCACAGCTCGCAGCAGCGACGCGCCTCCTCCGCTCCAG GTATTGCGCGGGCAGTGATGAATGGGGACAATGGAGCGAGGCATATCCAAGAGGGGCATCAgtggcagcagcagagtcatcTGTTTAACCGTGGAACCGAGCAATATGGGTGTACTTCGTCTGGTGGGGACGAACCTGGTACTATCCCCAGAGAGATGAGGGTGGAGAACGGATACGGAGTTACTGGGAGAAGAGAGGGTGGCCCTGCATCTAGCTATTGGGACTTGCTGAGATCTCATCTCTCTGATCCGTTGAC AGGCGTTCTCATGGATGATGCGATGATTCTATCATGTGGCCATTCTTACGGAAGTGGTGGGATGCAGCATATCTACAGAATG AAAGCTTGTGGTAAATGTGGGCAGCCAATTACCGAGGACTCAATTCGACCAAACTTGG CTCTTCGCCTTGCAGTTCAGGCATTTAAACGCGAAGAAGATTCAGCAAAGAcattgaaaagaagaagagagcGCCTTGAACAG GACAAATGTGGCAATGATGATCCAAATCCTACTGAACCTTCTAGAGGGAAAGGTGTGCAGTTTCCTTTTTCTGTCTTTGACCGTGTCGTAATCAAG GGAAACAAGAGGACCCCAGAACGATTTGTGGGGTGTCAAGCAGTTGTGACAGCACAGTGCTTAAATGGATG CAGGTATGTAGTGAAGACTTTAGACAATGCAGAGAGCGTGAAGTTGCAGTACCGTTCCTTGGCAAAGGTTGCCAATGGTAATGGGTCTCCTACTATGGCCTCAAGCAACGCCCAAAATGCAAGCTGGTTATAA
- the LOC120649315 gene encoding U-box domain-containing protein 62-like isoform X3 — protein MASAGANSAASSSRGPPLPLPFPFPAAAHFPSRDAVPFLPQHQHPPATPDGGEEVEEDEGSMDDDSGEEDEAEIADGAAHSSQQRRASSAPGIARAVMNGDNGARHIQEGHQWQQQSHLFNRGTEQYGCTSSGGDEPGTIPREMRVENGYGVTGRREGGPASSYWDLLRSHLSDPLTGVLMDDAMILSCGHSYGSGGMQHIYRMKACGKCGQPITEDSIRPNLALRLAVQAFKREEDSAKTLKRRRERLEQVYTFFPVYQLCFKFLQLYVLHALKSIYTLCEDKCGNDDPNPTEPSRGKGVQFPFSVFDRVVIKGNKRTPERFVGCQAVVTAQCLNGWYVVKTLDNAESVKLQYRSLAKVANGNGSPTMASSNAQNASWL, from the exons ATGGCTTCTGCGGGGGCCAAtagcgcggcctcctcctcgaggGGGCCGCCCTTGCCGTTGCCCTTTCCCTTCCCCGCCGCGGCCCACTTCCCCTCCCGCGACGCCGTCCCTTTCCTGCCGCAGCACCAACACCCGCCCGCCAcccccgacggcggcgaggaggttgAAGAAGACGAGGGCAGCATGGACGACGACAGCGGCGAAGAGGACGAGGCTGAGATAGCGGATGGAGCGGCCCACAGCTCGCAGCAGCGACGCGCCTCCTCCGCTCCAG GTATTGCGCGGGCAGTGATGAATGGGGACAATGGAGCGAGGCATATCCAAGAGGGGCATCAgtggcagcagcagagtcatcTGTTTAACCGTGGAACCGAGCAATATGGGTGTACTTCGTCTGGTGGGGACGAACCTGGTACTATCCCCAGAGAGATGAGGGTGGAGAACGGATACGGAGTTACTGGGAGAAGAGAGGGTGGCCCTGCATCTAGCTATTGGGACTTGCTGAGATCTCATCTCTCTGATCCGTTGAC AGGCGTTCTCATGGATGATGCGATGATTCTATCATGTGGCCATTCTTACGGAAGTGGTGGGATGCAGCATATCTACAGAATG AAAGCTTGTGGTAAATGTGGGCAGCCAATTACCGAGGACTCAATTCGACCAAACTTGG CTCTTCGCCTTGCAGTTCAGGCATTTAAACGCGAAGAAGATTCAGCAAAGAcattgaaaagaagaagagagcGCCTTGAACAGGTATACACCTTTTTTCCAGTATATCAATTATGCTTCAAATTTTTGCAGCTATATGTGTTGCATGCTCTTAAATCCATTTATACTCTATGTGAGGACAAATGTGGCAATGATGATCCAAATCCTACTGAACCTTCTAGAGGGAAAGGTGTGCAGTTTCCTTTTTCTGTCTTTGACCGTGTCGTAATCAAG GGAAACAAGAGGACCCCAGAACGATTTGTGGGGTGTCAAGCAGTTGTGACAGCACAGTGCTTAAATGGATG GTATGTAGTGAAGACTTTAGACAATGCAGAGAGCGTGAAGTTGCAGTACCGTTCCTTGGCAAAGGTTGCCAATGGTAATGGGTCTCCTACTATGGCCTCAAGCAACGCCCAAAATGCAAGCTGGTTATAA
- the LOC120649315 gene encoding U-box domain-containing protein 62-like isoform X9, which yields MIIGACPLGTLTLSIARAVMNGDNGARHIQEGHQWQQQSHLFNRGTEQYGCTSSGGDEPGTIPREMRVENGYGVTGRREGGPASSYWDLLRSHLSDPLTGVLMDDAMILSCGHSYGSGGMQHIYRMKACGKCGQPITEDSIRPNLALRLAVQAFKREEDSAKTLKRRRERLEQVYTFFPVYQLCFKFLQLYVLHALKSIYTLCEDKCGNDDPNPTEPSRGKGVQFPFSVFDRVVIKGNKRTPERFVGCQAVVTAQCLNGCRYVVKTLDNAESVKLQYRSLAKVANGNGSPTMASSNAQNASWL from the exons ATGATCATCGGAGCATGCCCATTGGGGACTCTGACTCTGA GTATTGCGCGGGCAGTGATGAATGGGGACAATGGAGCGAGGCATATCCAAGAGGGGCATCAgtggcagcagcagagtcatcTGTTTAACCGTGGAACCGAGCAATATGGGTGTACTTCGTCTGGTGGGGACGAACCTGGTACTATCCCCAGAGAGATGAGGGTGGAGAACGGATACGGAGTTACTGGGAGAAGAGAGGGTGGCCCTGCATCTAGCTATTGGGACTTGCTGAGATCTCATCTCTCTGATCCGTTGAC AGGCGTTCTCATGGATGATGCGATGATTCTATCATGTGGCCATTCTTACGGAAGTGGTGGGATGCAGCATATCTACAGAATG AAAGCTTGTGGTAAATGTGGGCAGCCAATTACCGAGGACTCAATTCGACCAAACTTGG CTCTTCGCCTTGCAGTTCAGGCATTTAAACGCGAAGAAGATTCAGCAAAGAcattgaaaagaagaagagagcGCCTTGAACAGGTATACACCTTTTTTCCAGTATATCAATTATGCTTCAAATTTTTGCAGCTATATGTGTTGCATGCTCTTAAATCCATTTATACTCTATGTGAGGACAAATGTGGCAATGATGATCCAAATCCTACTGAACCTTCTAGAGGGAAAGGTGTGCAGTTTCCTTTTTCTGTCTTTGACCGTGTCGTAATCAAG GGAAACAAGAGGACCCCAGAACGATTTGTGGGGTGTCAAGCAGTTGTGACAGCACAGTGCTTAAATGGATG CAGGTATGTAGTGAAGACTTTAGACAATGCAGAGAGCGTGAAGTTGCAGTACCGTTCCTTGGCAAAGGTTGCCAATGGTAATGGGTCTCCTACTATGGCCTCAAGCAACGCCCAAAATGCAAGCTGGTTATAA
- the LOC120649315 gene encoding transcription elongation factor TFIIS-like isoform X1 encodes MERELLETFEAAKKAADAAAGEDDSPEADRCLDALRRLRDIRVNTDVLVATQVGKRLRHLTKHPHSGIQAVATDLFGYWKKVVLEETGKKNGSSENERSSDSSGKIEKARPVKIERNSSSSSMKVERSSDSSGKIEKARPVKIERNSSSASMKVEKRDVDVKGQRPDSVKIEKATSNGSKAQPVKVERVSKEVSRTPDTKKTASVPTGPPKLTSLVKCNDATRDKIRELLAEAFSKVPAETSNDDRDEVRSILDQVNACDPFRVAVTVESALFEKLGRSTGAQKAKYRSIMFNLRADNNTDFRRRVLIGQVRPERLPDIPPEEMASDARKQENKQIKAKAMFDCERGGAPKATTDQFKCGRCGQRKTTYYQLQTRSADEPMTTFVTCVNCNNHWKFC; translated from the exons atggaGAGGGAGCTGCTGGAGACGTTCGAGGCGGCCAAGAAGGCCGCtgacgcggcggccggggaggacgACTCGCCGGAGGCTGACCGCTGCCTCGACGCCCTGCGCCGGCTGCGCGACATCCGCGTCAACACCGACGTGCTCGTCGCCACGCAG GTTGGCAAACGTCTTCGGCACCTTACTAAGCACCCTCACTCGGGCATTCAGGCAGTTGCTACAGACCTTTTTGGGTACTGGAAAAAGGTTGTTCTTGAAGAGACAGGAAAGAAAAATGGCAGCTCAGAGAATGAGAGATCAAGTGATTCTTCAGGGAAGATTGAGAAGGCGAGGCCTGTGAAGATTGAAAGAAATTCTTCATCATCAAGCATGAAGGTTGAAAGATCAAGTGATTCTTCAGGGAAGATTGAGAAGGCGAGGCCCGTGAAGATTGAAAGAAATTCTTCATCAGCAAGCATGAAGGTTGAGAAAAGAGATGTGGATGTTAAAGGTCAGAGGCCTGACAGTGTCAAAATTGAAAAGGCCACTAGTAATGGTTCCAAAGCTCAACCTGTGAAGGTTGAGAGGGTTTCCAAAGAAGTCAGTAGAACTCCTGATACAAAGAAGACAGCATCTGTCCCCACTGGACCCCCAAAGCTTACATCCCTTGTCAAATGCAATGATGCTACCCGAGACAAAATCCGGGAATTACTTGCTGAAGCTTTCTCAAAGGTTCCTGCGGAGACTAGCAATGATGACCGGGATGAAGTGAGGAGCATCTTGGATCAAGTAAATGCATGCGACCCATTTAGAGTTGCTGTGACAGTGGAGTCCGCATTATTTGAGAAGCTTGGACGTTCTACTGGGGCCCAGAAGGCAAAATATAGGTCAATAATGTTTAACCTGAGAGCAGATAACAACACTGATTTCCGGAGAAGAGTTCTCATTGGTCAAGTGAGGCCTGAGAGGCTTCCAGATATACCCCCCGAAGAGATGGCTAGTGATGCAAGGAAACAAGAGAACAAGCAGATCAAGGCGAAGGCTATGTTTGACTGTGAGCGCGGAGGAGCGCCGAAGGCAACAACTGATCAGTTCAAGTGTGGCAGGTGTGGCCAACGGAAGACAACTTACTATCAGCTCCAGACTCGGAGTGCCGATGAACCGATGACAACATTTGTGACATGCGTGAACTGCAACAATCACTGGAAGTTCTGTTGA
- the LOC120649315 gene encoding transcription elongation factor TFIIS-like isoform X5: protein MERELLETFEAAKKAADAAAGEDDSPEADRCLDALRRLRDIRVNTDVLVATQVGKRLRHLTKHPHSGIQAVATDLFGYWKKVVLEETGKKNGSSENERSSDSSGKIEKARPVKIERNSSSSSMKVEKRDVDVKGQRPDSVKIEKATSNGSKAQPVKVERVSKEVSRTPDTKKTASVPTGPPKLTSLVKCNDATRDKIRELLAEAFSKVPAETSNDDRDEVRSILDQVNACDPFRVAVTVESALFEKLGRSTGAQKAKYRSIMFNLRADNNTDFRRRVLIGQVRPERLPDIPPEEMASDARKQENKQIKAKAMFDCERGGAPKATTDQFKCGRCGQRKTTYYQLQTRSADEPMTTFVTCVNCNNHWKFC, encoded by the exons atggaGAGGGAGCTGCTGGAGACGTTCGAGGCGGCCAAGAAGGCCGCtgacgcggcggccggggaggacgACTCGCCGGAGGCTGACCGCTGCCTCGACGCCCTGCGCCGGCTGCGCGACATCCGCGTCAACACCGACGTGCTCGTCGCCACGCAG GTTGGCAAACGTCTTCGGCACCTTACTAAGCACCCTCACTCGGGCATTCAGGCAGTTGCTACAGACCTTTTTGGGTACTGGAAAAAGGTTGTTCTTGAAGAGACAGGAAAGAAAAATGGCAGCTCAGAGAATGAGAGATCAAGTGATTCTTCAGGGAAGATTGAGAAGGCGAGGCCTGTGAAGATTGAAAGAAATTCTTCATCATCAAGCATGAAG GTTGAGAAAAGAGATGTGGATGTTAAAGGTCAGAGGCCTGACAGTGTCAAAATTGAAAAGGCCACTAGTAATGGTTCCAAAGCTCAACCTGTGAAGGTTGAGAGGGTTTCCAAAGAAGTCAGTAGAACTCCTGATACAAAGAAGACAGCATCTGTCCCCACTGGACCCCCAAAGCTTACATCCCTTGTCAAATGCAATGATGCTACCCGAGACAAAATCCGGGAATTACTTGCTGAAGCTTTCTCAAAGGTTCCTGCGGAGACTAGCAATGATGACCGGGATGAAGTGAGGAGCATCTTGGATCAAGTAAATGCATGCGACCCATTTAGAGTTGCTGTGACAGTGGAGTCCGCATTATTTGAGAAGCTTGGACGTTCTACTGGGGCCCAGAAGGCAAAATATAGGTCAATAATGTTTAACCTGAGAGCAGATAACAACACTGATTTCCGGAGAAGAGTTCTCATTGGTCAAGTGAGGCCTGAGAGGCTTCCAGATATACCCCCCGAAGAGATGGCTAGTGATGCAAGGAAACAAGAGAACAAGCAGATCAAGGCGAAGGCTATGTTTGACTGTGAGCGCGGAGGAGCGCCGAAGGCAACAACTGATCAGTTCAAGTGTGGCAGGTGTGGCCAACGGAAGACAACTTACTATCAGCTCCAGACTCGGAGTGCCGATGAACCGATGACAACATTTGTGACATGCGTGAACTGCAACAATCACTGGAAGTTCTGTTGA
- the LOC120649317 gene encoding ethylene-responsive transcription factor CRF4-like, translating to MGPNPSLQQLVAVAAVKASEPPPPPRARVVRILVHDADATDSSSSEDEAPPPPRRARGGSSSVGAKRRVMEAAGANSPVHFRGVRRRPWGRWAAEIRDPHSRRRLWLGTFNTAEEAAAAYDAANIRLRGASAPTNFPSARYSLPPEPAKPIISLTPEPGKVITLPPVPVKPTVPLQVKKEGGSYYGQVEGGSSELNAFAPKPLWEMIPGKRKKRPGCGNGSCLRIAIHAASVCVEEVGGA from the coding sequence ATGGGTCCAAACCCTAGCCTGCAACAGCTGGTCGCTGTGGCGGCGGTGAAGGCGtctgagccgccgcctccgccacgggCGCGTGTGGTGCGGATCCTCGTCCACGATGCTGACGCTACCGATTCGTCCTCCAGCGAGGATgaggcgccgcctcctccgcgcagGGCGAGGGGTGGCAGCAGCAGCGTGGGCGCGAAGCGCCGCGTCATGGAAGCGGCCGGGGCTAATTCGCCCGTCCACTTCCGTGGCGTCCGCCGGAGGCCGTGGGGGCGCTGGGCTGCGGAGATACGCGACCcgcacagccgccgccgcctgtggcTGGGCACCTTCAACACCGCGGAGGAGGCTGCTGCAGCCTATGACGCTGCAAACATCCGCCTCCGCGGTGCCAGCGCCCCTACCAATTTCCCGTCCGCTCGCTACTCACTGCCACCAGAGCCAGCCAAGCCTATCATCTCGCTGACTCCTGAGCCGGGAAAGGTGATCACCTTGCCACCAGTACCTGTGAAACCGACCGTCCCTCTGCAGGTGAAGAAGGAGGGTGGGAGCTATTACGGCCAGGTGGAGGGAGGTAGCTCGGAGCTCAATGCTTTTGCACCAAAGCCGTTGTGGGAGATGATCCCTGGGAAGCGCAAGAAGCGTCCGGGCTGTGGCAATGGCAGTTGCCTGCGCATCGCCATCCATGCTGCTTCTGTCTGCGTGGAGGAGGTTGGCGGGGCCTGA